In Piliocolobus tephrosceles isolate RC106 chromosome 6, ASM277652v3, whole genome shotgun sequence, the following are encoded in one genomic region:
- the NFATC4 gene encoding nuclear factor of activated T-cells, cytoplasmic 4 isoform X5, giving the protein MHSPPPRPAPSPGTWESQPARSVRLGGPGGGAGGAGGGRVLECPSIRITSISPTPEPPAALEDNPDTWGDGSPRDYPPPEGFGGYREAGGQGGGAFFSPSPGSSSLSSWSFFSDASDEAALYAACDEVESELNEAASRFGLGSPLPSPRASPRPWTPEDPWSLYGPSPGGRGPEDNWLLLSAPGPTPASPRPASPCGKRRYSSSGTPSSASPALSRRGSLGEEGSEPPPPPPLPLARDPGSPGPFDYVGAPPAESIPQKTRRTSSEQAVALPRSEEPAPCNGKLPLGAEESVAPPGGPRKEVAGMDYLAVPSPLAWSKARIGGHSPIFRTSALPPLDWPLPSQYEQLELRIEVQPRAHHRAHYETEGSRGAVKAAPGGHPVVKLLGYSEKPLTLQMFIGTADERNLRPHAFYQVHRITGKMVATASYEAVVSGTKVLEMTLLPENNMAANIDCAGILKLRNSDIELRKGETDIGRKNTRVRLVFRVHVPQGGGKVVSVQAASVPIECSQRSAQELPQVEAYSPSACSVRGGEELVLTGSNFLPDSKVVFIERGPDGKLQWEEEATVNRLQSNEVTLTLTVPEYSNKRVSRPVQVYFYVSNGRRKRSPTQSFKFLPVICKEEPLPDSSLRGFPSASAPPFGTDMDFSPPRPPYPSYPHEDPAYETPYLSEGFGYGMPPLYPQTGPPPSYRPGLRMFPETRGTTGCAQPPPVSFLPRPFPSDPYGGRGSSFPLGLPFSPPAPFRPPLPASPPLEGPFPSQSDVHPLPAEGYNKVGPGYGPGEGAPEQEKSRGGYSSGFRDSVPIQGITLEEGGCGTEGCEYECVQEIAVHVC; this is encoded by the exons ATGCATTCACCAccgccgcgcccagccccctCACCTGGTACCTGGGAGAGCCAGCCCGCCCGGTCGGTGAGGCTGGGAGGACCAGGAGGGGGTGCTGGGGGTGCTGGGGGTGGCCGTGTTCTCGAGTGTCCCAGCATCCGCATCACCTCCATCTCTCCCACGCCGGAGCCGCCGGCGGCGCTGGAGGACAACCCTGATACCTGGGGGGACGGCTCTCCTAGAGATTACCCCCCACCAGAAGGCTTTGGAGGCTACCGAGAGGCAGGGGGCCAGGGTGGGGGGGCCTTCTTCAGCCCAAGCCCTGGCAGCAGCAGCCTGTCCTCCTGGAGCTTCTTCTCCGATGCCTCTGACGAGGCAGCCCTGTATGCAGCCTGCGACGAGGTGGAGTCTGAGCTAAATGAGGCGGCCTCCCGCTTTGGCCTGGGCTCCCCGCTGCCCTCGCCCAGGGCCTCCCCTCGGCCATGGACCCCCGAAGATCCCTGGAGCCTGTATGGTCCAAGCCCCGGAGGCCGAGGGCCAGAGGATAACTGGCTACTCCTCAGTGCTCCTgggcccaccccagcctcccccagGCCTGCCTCTCCATGTGGCAAGCGGCGCTATTCCAGCTCGGGAACCCCAtcttcagcctccccagctcTGTCCCGCCGTGGCAGCCTGGGTGAAGAGGGGTCtgagccacctccaccaccccCGTTGCCTCTGGCCCGGGATCCTGGCTCCCCTGGTCCCTTTGACTATGTGGGGGCCCCACCAGCTGAGAGCATCCCTCAGAAGACCCGGCGGACTTCCAGCGAGCAGGCGGTGGCTCTGCCTCGGTCTGAGGAGCCTGCCCCATGCAATGGGAAGCTGCCCTTGGGAGCAGAGGAGTCTGTGGCTCCTCCAGGAGGTCCCCGGAAGGAGGTGGCTGGCATGGACTACCTGGCAGTGCCCTCCCCACTCGCTTGGTCCAAGGCCCGGATTGGGGGACACAGCCCTATATTCAG GACCTCTGCCCTACCCCCACTGGACTGGCCTCTGCCCAGCCAATATGAGCAGCTGGAGCTGAGGATCGAGGTACAGCCTAGAGCCCACCACCGGGCCCACTATGAGACAGAAGGCAGCCGTGGAGCTGTCAAAGCTGCCCCTGGCGGTCACCCCGTAGTCAAG CTCCTAGGCTACAGTGAGAAGCCACTGACCCTACAGATGTTCATTGGCACTGCAGATGAAAGGAACCTGCGGCCTCATGCCTTCTATCAGGTGCACCGTATCACAGGCAAGATGGTGGCCACAGCCAGCTATGAAGCCGTAGTCAGTGGCACCAAGGTGTTGGAGATGACTCTGCTGCCTGAGAACAACATGGCGGCCAA CATTGACTGTGCGGGAATCCTGAAGCTTCGGAATTCAGACATTGAGCTTCGGAAGGGTGAGACGGACATCGGGCGCAAAAACACACGTGTGCGACTGGTGTTCCGGGTACACGTGCCCCAGGGCGGCGGGAAGGTCGTCTCGGTGCAGGCAGCGTCGGTGCCCATCGAGTGCT CCCAGCGCTCAGCTCAGGAGCTGCCCCAGGTGGAGGCCTACAGCCCTAGTGCCTGCTCTGTGAGAGGAGGCGAGGAACTAGTACTGACTGGCTCCAACTTCCTGCCGGACTCCAAGGTGGTGTTCATTGAGAGGGGTCCTG ATGGGAAGCTGCAATGGGAGGAGGAGGCCACAGTGAACCGACTGCAGAGCAATGAG GTGACGCTGACCCTGACTGTCCCTGAGTACAGCAACAAGAGGGTGTCCCGGCCAGTTCAGGTCTACTTTTATGTCTCCAATGGGCGGAGGAAACGCAGTCCTACCCAAAGTTTCAAGTTTCTGCCTG TGATCTGCAAAGAGGAGCCCCTACCGGACTCATCTCTGCGGGGCTTCCCTTCAGCATCGGCACCCCCCTTTGGCACTGACATGGACTTCTCACCACCCAGGCCCCCCTACCCCTCCTATCCCCATGAAGACCCTGCTTACGAAACTCCTTACCTATCAGAAGGCTTCGGCTATGGCATGCCCCCTCTGTACCCCCAGACGGGGCCCCCACCATCCTACAGACCGGGCCTGCGGATGTTCCCTGAGACTAGGGGTACCACAGGTTGTGCCCAACCACCTCCAGTCTCCTTCCTTCCCCGCCCCTTCCCTAGTGACCCCTATGGAGGGCGGGGCTCCTCTTTTCCCCTGGGGCTGCCATTCTCTCCTCCAGCCCCCTTTCGGCCTCCTCTTCCTGCATCCCCACCGCTTGAAggccccttcccttcccagagTGATGTGCATCCCCTACCTGCTGAGGGCTACAATAAGGTAGGGCCAGGCTATGGCCCTGGGGAGGGGGCTCCGGAGCAGGAGAAATCCAGGGGTGGCTACAGCAGCGGCTTCCGAGACAGTGTCCCTATCCAGGGTATCACGCTGGAGGAAGGTGGGTGTGGGACTGAGGGCTGTGAGTATGAGTGTGTGCAAGAGATTGCTGTGCATGTTTGCTGA
- the NFATC4 gene encoding nuclear factor of activated T-cells, cytoplasmic 4 isoform X3, with the protein MLSGRDLGAPAGSMGAASCEDEELEFKLVFGEEKEAPPLGAGGLGEELDSEDAPPCCRLALGEPPPYGAAPIGIPRPPPPRPGMHSPPPRPAPSPGTWESQPARSVRLGGPGGGAGGAGGGRVLECPSIRITSISPTPEPPAALEDNPDTWGDGSPRDYPPPEGFGGYREAGGQGGGAFFSPSPGSSSLSSWSFFSDASDEAALYAACDEVESELNEAASRFGLGSPLPSPRASPRPWTPEDPWSLYGPSPGGRGPEDNWLLLSAPGPTPASPRPASPCGKRRYSSSGTPSSASPALSRRGSLGEEGSEPPPPPPLPLARDPGSPGPFDYVGAPPAESIPQKTRRTSSEQAVALPRSEEPAPCNGKLPLGAEESVAPPGGPRKEVAGMDYLAVPSPLAWSKARIGGHSPIFRTSALPPLDWPLPSQYEQLELRIEVQPRAHHRAHYETEGSRGAVKAAPGGHPVVKLLGYSEKPLTLQMFIGTADERNLRPHAFYQVHRITGKMVATASYEAVVSGTKVLEMTLLPENNMAANIDCAGILKLRNSDIELRKGETDIGRKNTRVRLVFRVHVPQGGGKVVSVQAASVPIECSQRSAQELPQVEAYSPSACSVRGGEELVLTGSNFLPDSKVVFIERGPDGKLQWEEEATVNRLQSNEVTLTLTVPEYSNKRVSRPVQVYFYVSNGRRKRSPTQSFKFLPVICKEEPLPDSSLRGFPSASAPPFGTDMDFSPPRPPYPSYPHEDPAYETPYLSEGFGYGMPPLYPQTGPPPSYRPGLRMFPETRGTTGCAQPPPVSFLPRPFPSDPYGGRGSSFPLGLPFSPPAPFRPPLPASPPLEGPFPSQSDVHPLPAEGYNKVGPGYGPGEGAPEQEKSRGGYSSGFRDSVPIQGITLEEGGCGTEGCEYECVQEIAVHVC; encoded by the exons ATGCTATCGG GCCGGGACCTGGGGGCTCCTGCCGGATCCATGGGGGCGGCCAGCTGCGAGGATGAGGAGCTGGAATTTAAGCTGGTGTTCGGGGAGGAAAAGGAGGCCCCCCCGCTGGGCGCGGGGGGATTGGGGGAAG AACTGGACTCAGAGGATGCCCCGCCATGCTGCCGTCTGGCCTTGGGAGAGCCCCCTCCCTATGGCGCTGCACCTATCGGTATTCCCCGACCTCCACCCCCTCGGCCTGGCATGCATTCACCAccgccgcgcccagccccctCACCTGGTACCTGGGAGAGCCAGCCCGCCCGGTCGGTGAGGCTGGGAGGACCAGGAGGGGGTGCTGGGGGTGCTGGGGGTGGCCGTGTTCTCGAGTGTCCCAGCATCCGCATCACCTCCATCTCTCCCACGCCGGAGCCGCCGGCGGCGCTGGAGGACAACCCTGATACCTGGGGGGACGGCTCTCCTAGAGATTACCCCCCACCAGAAGGCTTTGGAGGCTACCGAGAGGCAGGGGGCCAGGGTGGGGGGGCCTTCTTCAGCCCAAGCCCTGGCAGCAGCAGCCTGTCCTCCTGGAGCTTCTTCTCCGATGCCTCTGACGAGGCAGCCCTGTATGCAGCCTGCGACGAGGTGGAGTCTGAGCTAAATGAGGCGGCCTCCCGCTTTGGCCTGGGCTCCCCGCTGCCCTCGCCCAGGGCCTCCCCTCGGCCATGGACCCCCGAAGATCCCTGGAGCCTGTATGGTCCAAGCCCCGGAGGCCGAGGGCCAGAGGATAACTGGCTACTCCTCAGTGCTCCTgggcccaccccagcctcccccagGCCTGCCTCTCCATGTGGCAAGCGGCGCTATTCCAGCTCGGGAACCCCAtcttcagcctccccagctcTGTCCCGCCGTGGCAGCCTGGGTGAAGAGGGGTCtgagccacctccaccaccccCGTTGCCTCTGGCCCGGGATCCTGGCTCCCCTGGTCCCTTTGACTATGTGGGGGCCCCACCAGCTGAGAGCATCCCTCAGAAGACCCGGCGGACTTCCAGCGAGCAGGCGGTGGCTCTGCCTCGGTCTGAGGAGCCTGCCCCATGCAATGGGAAGCTGCCCTTGGGAGCAGAGGAGTCTGTGGCTCCTCCAGGAGGTCCCCGGAAGGAGGTGGCTGGCATGGACTACCTGGCAGTGCCCTCCCCACTCGCTTGGTCCAAGGCCCGGATTGGGGGACACAGCCCTATATTCAG GACCTCTGCCCTACCCCCACTGGACTGGCCTCTGCCCAGCCAATATGAGCAGCTGGAGCTGAGGATCGAGGTACAGCCTAGAGCCCACCACCGGGCCCACTATGAGACAGAAGGCAGCCGTGGAGCTGTCAAAGCTGCCCCTGGCGGTCACCCCGTAGTCAAG CTCCTAGGCTACAGTGAGAAGCCACTGACCCTACAGATGTTCATTGGCACTGCAGATGAAAGGAACCTGCGGCCTCATGCCTTCTATCAGGTGCACCGTATCACAGGCAAGATGGTGGCCACAGCCAGCTATGAAGCCGTAGTCAGTGGCACCAAGGTGTTGGAGATGACTCTGCTGCCTGAGAACAACATGGCGGCCAA CATTGACTGTGCGGGAATCCTGAAGCTTCGGAATTCAGACATTGAGCTTCGGAAGGGTGAGACGGACATCGGGCGCAAAAACACACGTGTGCGACTGGTGTTCCGGGTACACGTGCCCCAGGGCGGCGGGAAGGTCGTCTCGGTGCAGGCAGCGTCGGTGCCCATCGAGTGCT CCCAGCGCTCAGCTCAGGAGCTGCCCCAGGTGGAGGCCTACAGCCCTAGTGCCTGCTCTGTGAGAGGAGGCGAGGAACTAGTACTGACTGGCTCCAACTTCCTGCCGGACTCCAAGGTGGTGTTCATTGAGAGGGGTCCTG ATGGGAAGCTGCAATGGGAGGAGGAGGCCACAGTGAACCGACTGCAGAGCAATGAG GTGACGCTGACCCTGACTGTCCCTGAGTACAGCAACAAGAGGGTGTCCCGGCCAGTTCAGGTCTACTTTTATGTCTCCAATGGGCGGAGGAAACGCAGTCCTACCCAAAGTTTCAAGTTTCTGCCTG TGATCTGCAAAGAGGAGCCCCTACCGGACTCATCTCTGCGGGGCTTCCCTTCAGCATCGGCACCCCCCTTTGGCACTGACATGGACTTCTCACCACCCAGGCCCCCCTACCCCTCCTATCCCCATGAAGACCCTGCTTACGAAACTCCTTACCTATCAGAAGGCTTCGGCTATGGCATGCCCCCTCTGTACCCCCAGACGGGGCCCCCACCATCCTACAGACCGGGCCTGCGGATGTTCCCTGAGACTAGGGGTACCACAGGTTGTGCCCAACCACCTCCAGTCTCCTTCCTTCCCCGCCCCTTCCCTAGTGACCCCTATGGAGGGCGGGGCTCCTCTTTTCCCCTGGGGCTGCCATTCTCTCCTCCAGCCCCCTTTCGGCCTCCTCTTCCTGCATCCCCACCGCTTGAAggccccttcccttcccagagTGATGTGCATCCCCTACCTGCTGAGGGCTACAATAAGGTAGGGCCAGGCTATGGCCCTGGGGAGGGGGCTCCGGAGCAGGAGAAATCCAGGGGTGGCTACAGCAGCGGCTTCCGAGACAGTGTCCCTATCCAGGGTATCACGCTGGAGGAAGGTGGGTGTGGGACTGAGGGCTGTGAGTATGAGTGTGTGCAAGAGATTGCTGTGCATGTTTGCTGA
- the NFATC4 gene encoding nuclear factor of activated T-cells, cytoplasmic 4 isoform X6 produces the protein MEALIRQGKRLPEGPGRVAPGRDLGAPAGSMGAASCEDEELEFKLVFGEEKEAPPLGAGGLGEELDSEDAPPCCRLALGEPPPYGAAPIGIPRPPPPRPGMHSPPPRPAPSPGTWESQPARSVRLGGPGGGAGGAGGGRVLECPSIRITSISPTPEPPAALEDNPDTWGDGSPRDYPPPEGFGGYREAGGQGGGAFFSPSPGSSSLSSWSFFSDASDEAALYAACDEVESELNEAASRFGLGSPLPSPRASPRPWTPEDPWSLYGPSPGGRGPEDNWLLLSAPGPTPASPRPASPCGKRRYSSSGTPSSASPALSRRGSLGEEGSEPPPPPPLPLARDPGSPGPFDYVGAPPAESIPQKTRRTSSEQAVALPRSEEPAPCNGKLPLGAEESVAPPGGPRKEVAGMDYLAVPSPLAWSKARIGGHSPIFRTSALPPLDWPLPSQYEQLELRIEVQPRAHHRAHYETEGSRGAVKAAPGGHPVVKLLGYSEKPLTLQMFIGTADERNLRPHAFYQVHRITGKMVATASYEAVVSGTKVLEMTLLPENNMAANIDCAGILKLRNSDIELRKGETDIGRKNTRVRLVFRVHVPQGGGKVVSVQAASVPIECSQRSAQELPQVEAYSPSACSVRGGEELVLTGSNFLPDSKVVFIERGPDGKLQWEEEATVNRLQSNEVTLTLTVPEYSNKRVSRPVQVYFYVSNGRRKRSPTQSFKFLPVICKEEPLPDSSLRGFPSASAPPFGTDMDFSPPRPPYPSYPHEDPAYETPYLSEGFGYGMPPLYPQTGPPPSYRPGLRMFPETRGTTVSEIIGRDLSGFPAPPGDEPPA, from the exons ATGGAGGCGCTGATTCGGCAGGGCAAAAGACTTCCAGAAGGCCCGGGCAGAGTAGCCCCAG GCCGGGACCTGGGGGCTCCTGCCGGATCCATGGGGGCGGCCAGCTGCGAGGATGAGGAGCTGGAATTTAAGCTGGTGTTCGGGGAGGAAAAGGAGGCCCCCCCGCTGGGCGCGGGGGGATTGGGGGAAG AACTGGACTCAGAGGATGCCCCGCCATGCTGCCGTCTGGCCTTGGGAGAGCCCCCTCCCTATGGCGCTGCACCTATCGGTATTCCCCGACCTCCACCCCCTCGGCCTGGCATGCATTCACCAccgccgcgcccagccccctCACCTGGTACCTGGGAGAGCCAGCCCGCCCGGTCGGTGAGGCTGGGAGGACCAGGAGGGGGTGCTGGGGGTGCTGGGGGTGGCCGTGTTCTCGAGTGTCCCAGCATCCGCATCACCTCCATCTCTCCCACGCCGGAGCCGCCGGCGGCGCTGGAGGACAACCCTGATACCTGGGGGGACGGCTCTCCTAGAGATTACCCCCCACCAGAAGGCTTTGGAGGCTACCGAGAGGCAGGGGGCCAGGGTGGGGGGGCCTTCTTCAGCCCAAGCCCTGGCAGCAGCAGCCTGTCCTCCTGGAGCTTCTTCTCCGATGCCTCTGACGAGGCAGCCCTGTATGCAGCCTGCGACGAGGTGGAGTCTGAGCTAAATGAGGCGGCCTCCCGCTTTGGCCTGGGCTCCCCGCTGCCCTCGCCCAGGGCCTCCCCTCGGCCATGGACCCCCGAAGATCCCTGGAGCCTGTATGGTCCAAGCCCCGGAGGCCGAGGGCCAGAGGATAACTGGCTACTCCTCAGTGCTCCTgggcccaccccagcctcccccagGCCTGCCTCTCCATGTGGCAAGCGGCGCTATTCCAGCTCGGGAACCCCAtcttcagcctccccagctcTGTCCCGCCGTGGCAGCCTGGGTGAAGAGGGGTCtgagccacctccaccaccccCGTTGCCTCTGGCCCGGGATCCTGGCTCCCCTGGTCCCTTTGACTATGTGGGGGCCCCACCAGCTGAGAGCATCCCTCAGAAGACCCGGCGGACTTCCAGCGAGCAGGCGGTGGCTCTGCCTCGGTCTGAGGAGCCTGCCCCATGCAATGGGAAGCTGCCCTTGGGAGCAGAGGAGTCTGTGGCTCCTCCAGGAGGTCCCCGGAAGGAGGTGGCTGGCATGGACTACCTGGCAGTGCCCTCCCCACTCGCTTGGTCCAAGGCCCGGATTGGGGGACACAGCCCTATATTCAG GACCTCTGCCCTACCCCCACTGGACTGGCCTCTGCCCAGCCAATATGAGCAGCTGGAGCTGAGGATCGAGGTACAGCCTAGAGCCCACCACCGGGCCCACTATGAGACAGAAGGCAGCCGTGGAGCTGTCAAAGCTGCCCCTGGCGGTCACCCCGTAGTCAAG CTCCTAGGCTACAGTGAGAAGCCACTGACCCTACAGATGTTCATTGGCACTGCAGATGAAAGGAACCTGCGGCCTCATGCCTTCTATCAGGTGCACCGTATCACAGGCAAGATGGTGGCCACAGCCAGCTATGAAGCCGTAGTCAGTGGCACCAAGGTGTTGGAGATGACTCTGCTGCCTGAGAACAACATGGCGGCCAA CATTGACTGTGCGGGAATCCTGAAGCTTCGGAATTCAGACATTGAGCTTCGGAAGGGTGAGACGGACATCGGGCGCAAAAACACACGTGTGCGACTGGTGTTCCGGGTACACGTGCCCCAGGGCGGCGGGAAGGTCGTCTCGGTGCAGGCAGCGTCGGTGCCCATCGAGTGCT CCCAGCGCTCAGCTCAGGAGCTGCCCCAGGTGGAGGCCTACAGCCCTAGTGCCTGCTCTGTGAGAGGAGGCGAGGAACTAGTACTGACTGGCTCCAACTTCCTGCCGGACTCCAAGGTGGTGTTCATTGAGAGGGGTCCTG ATGGGAAGCTGCAATGGGAGGAGGAGGCCACAGTGAACCGACTGCAGAGCAATGAG GTGACGCTGACCCTGACTGTCCCTGAGTACAGCAACAAGAGGGTGTCCCGGCCAGTTCAGGTCTACTTTTATGTCTCCAATGGGCGGAGGAAACGCAGTCCTACCCAAAGTTTCAAGTTTCTGCCTG TGATCTGCAAAGAGGAGCCCCTACCGGACTCATCTCTGCGGGGCTTCCCTTCAGCATCGGCACCCCCCTTTGGCACTGACATGGACTTCTCACCACCCAGGCCCCCCTACCCCTCCTATCCCCATGAAGACCCTGCTTACGAAACTCCTTACCTATCAGAAGGCTTCGGCTATGGCATGCCCCCTCTGTACCCCCAGACGGGGCCCCCACCATCCTACAGACCGGGCCTGCGGATGTTCCCTGAGACTAGGGGTACCACAG TGAGTGAGATCATTGGCCGAGACCTGAGTGGCTTCCCTGCACCTCCTGGAGACGAGCCTCCTGCTTGA